A window from Sinanaerobacter sp. ZZT-01 encodes these proteins:
- the pyrB gene encoding aspartate carbamoyltransferase: MLTGRSLLEPMDFTVEEMGEIFKLADRIIEEPKKYAHACDGKLLATLFYEPSTRTRFSFEAAMLRLGGQVIGFSEPNSSSVAKGESIADTIRTVACYCDIAVMRHPKEGAPKVAAWSTEMPVINAGDGGHMHPTQTLTDLLTIHREKGSFENLTVGLCGDLKFGRTVHSLIKALSRYKGVKFVLIAPEELRIPEYVRKEILIKNNIPFKEVEKMQDVLSELDMLYMTRVQKERFFNEEDYIRLKDSYILDAPKMELAKNDMMVLHPLPRVNEIAVEVDEDPRALYFKQAKYGMYVRMALIMSLLGIEI; encoded by the coding sequence TTTTACAGTAGAGGAAATGGGTGAAATTTTTAAATTAGCTGATAGAATTATAGAAGAACCAAAGAAATATGCTCACGCATGTGATGGGAAATTATTGGCAACATTGTTTTATGAACCAAGTACAAGGACCAGATTTAGCTTTGAGGCGGCCATGCTTCGTTTAGGTGGACAAGTGATCGGGTTTTCAGAGCCAAATTCCAGTTCTGTTGCAAAGGGAGAAAGTATCGCAGATACCATTCGGACGGTAGCTTGTTACTGTGACATTGCCGTAATGCGTCATCCGAAAGAAGGTGCTCCAAAGGTTGCAGCATGGAGTACAGAAATGCCTGTCATTAATGCAGGAGATGGCGGTCACATGCATCCAACACAAACGTTGACAGACTTATTGACCATTCATAGAGAGAAAGGCAGCTTTGAAAACTTAACGGTTGGTCTCTGCGGGGACTTAAAATTTGGAAGAACCGTGCATTCTCTTATCAAAGCACTCTCTCGATATAAGGGAGTAAAATTTGTATTGATAGCACCGGAAGAATTGCGTATTCCTGAATATGTAAGAAAAGAAATTTTAATCAAAAACAATATCCCATTTAAAGAAGTAGAAAAGATGCAAGATGTTCTTTCTGAATTGGATATGCTGTACATGACAAGGGTACAGAAGGAAAGATTTTTCAATGAGGAAGATTATATACGATTAAAGGACAGCTATATATTAGATGCACCTAAAATGGAGTTAGCAAAAAATGATATGATGGTGCTGCATCCTCTGCCTAGAGTCAATGAAATTGCAGTAGAAGTGGATGAGGACCCAAGAGCACTTTACTTTAAGCAGGCGAAATATGGAATGTATGTGAGAATGGCTTTAATTATGAGCTTGCTCGGTATCGAGATCTAA